In the genome of Syntrophorhabdaceae bacterium, the window CTACCGGCGCAAGGACCCTGGCGGCCAATGCACAGGCGCCCGTCGACTATGTCTGGGTCCTGGTGTGCGGTTTCCTGGTGATGTTTATGCAGGCAGGTTTTGCGATGGTTGAGGCGGGCTTTTGCCGGGCAAAGAACGCAACGAACCTGATGGCAAAGAACGGGATAGACCTCATCGTCGGTTCCCTTGGTTTCTTCGTCATCGGGTATACCCTGTTGAAGGGCACCGACGTCGGGGGGTTCATCGGCATGGGCCCCCTGTTTCTGGGCGGCGATCAATACGATGTCGGCAGGTACCTCGATTTCTTCTGGCAGCTGGTATTCTGCGCAACGGCTGCGACCATAGTCTCGGGCGCGGTGGCGGAGCGTCTGAAATTCTCCTCCTATCTGGTCTACAGCATAATCATCAGCATGCTTGTGTATCCGCTGTACGGTCACTGGGTGTGGGGCGGCGGATGGCTGTCAAAATTGCCATTTGGCCTGGGGCATCTTGATTTTGCGGGTTCGGGCGTTGTACATACGATAGGCGGGATGTTCGGACTTGCGGGAGCCATGGTCCTTGGACCGAGATTTGGCAAGTTTACAAAGGACGGGAAAACAAACGCCATCCCGGGACACAGCATCACCCTGGCAGCTCTCGGAGTTTTCATACTCTGGTTCGGATGGTTCGGGTTTAACCCGGGTTCCACTTTCAACGCCCATCACCTCAGAATATCGGTCATAGCCGTCAATACCCTGCTCGCTGCATCCGCAGGCGGGTTTGCCGCCCTGATAATCGTTCTTATGAAGACAAAGATATATGACGTAGGCATGATGTTCAACGGCGTCCTTGCGGGTCTTGTCGCCGTGACCGCGCCATGTGCGTGGATAGAGGCATGGGCCGCGGTAGTGATCGGATTGATAGCCGGGATACTGGTGGTTGTCGGCGTGTATACGCTTGAAAGGATGAAGATAGACGACCCGGTGGGTGCGGTGTCGGTACATGGCGTTAACGGTATCTGGGGCCTTATAAGCGTCGGCATATTCGCCGACGGCACCTACGGCAATTACGCAATGGAGGCACCATTCGTGAAGGGGCTTCTTTACGGGGGCGGTGCGGGCCAGTTGATCTCGCAGGTGATAGGCGCCGCTGTCGCTGGACTATGGGCTTTCGTATGCGGATACGTCCTGTTCAAGATACTGGATGCCATTATTGGCATAAGGGTTTCTCCTAACGAAGAGATTGGAGGACTGGATGTGATTGAACACGGAGGCTCGGCCTATCCTGACTTTTATACCCAGGGCAAATAAGGAGGGGTGAGGAAATGCAAAAGATAACAGCGGTAATAAGGATGGAAAAATTCGACGACGTGAGGGCTGCGCTTGAGAAGAGGGGATATCCCGGTATCTCCGTCACCAGAATTGAAGGTCACGGAAAACAGAAAGGCCTAAGGCAGCAATTCAGGGGGCGTGAATATACGATAGAGATGCTTCCGAAGTATGAATTGGCCATTGTCGTCAGGGATGGCGATGTGAAAGCGATCGTGAACACGATCATGGAGGCGGCCCGTACCGGCTCGGCGGGAGACGGTAAGATATTCGTCTCGCCCATCTCCGAGGTCTATCGGATCAGAACAGGTGAGATCGGCGACGAAGCTCTTTAAGCTGTCCCGGTGCAAAGGGGTTCAATGCGGGGTCGTCCTAAGGACGCCCGCGTTCCCCAGCCGGGACCCGGCCGTGCGGGCGGCGGTCTATCGGGCACCCCGTGAGAACCTGGAAGGAGTGCGCTGAGATAGCGCGTCGTTGACAACAATCCTGATGTACTGTAGAATAATCCTGTCACAGTGATGTGACGGACAATGGCGTTCATCGGGAACGCCATTTTTATTTGAGACGAAGGCGTCTTGCCCTCCCGAAAGGGGACGGCAAGACGCCTTTTTGCTGGACAACGTCAACCGGCTGGGCCGAAAAAGGGAACCTTACATGGAAGACCAGGGAAACCGCGAGATAAAGGAACTTTCTCTCCTCTTTGATATCAGCGCCAGGCTGAGCGAGAGTCTTGATCTCAAGACGGTGCTGAAGCCGATCCTTCACCTCATTGCCGAGCACATGGACATACCCCGGGGAACGCTTACCATTCTCAACAGGGCGAAGGGAGAGATTGCGATCGAGGAGGCGTACGGTCTTGGTCCCGACGAACAGGCAAAAGGCAGGTATCGCATGGGTGAGGGCATTACAGGGAAGGTGATCGATACCGGCCAACCCATCATTGTCCCCAACATCGCCGACGAACCCCTTTTCCTCGATAAGACCGGATCGAGGAGACATGTTAACAAGAGGGATTTTGCCTTCATCTGTGTACCTATCAAGATAGGCAGCGAGGTGATCGGCGCCATCTCTGCCGACCGGCTTCACAATGAAGGTATGTCGCTTGAGAACGATGTCCGCCTTCTCACGATCATCGCATCGAGTATCTCCCAGGCCGTGCGCCTTCGTCAGCTTGCGCAGGAAGAGCTCGAAAAGATGATGGAGGAGAACCGGCGTCTGCAGGACCAGTTGAAAACGAGATATGGTATGAAGACCATCGTGGGCAACTCAAAGGGCATGCAGACCGTATATTCCCTGATCGACAAGGTGTGTTGCACGAATGCCACCGTATTGATACTGGGAGAAAGCGGTGTCGGCAAGGAGCGCGTGGCCCAGACCATTCACTATAGCTCCAACAGGTCCTCCCGGCCCTTCGTCAAGGTCAACTGCGCGGCCCTGCCGGAATCCTTGATAGAGAGCGAGCTGTTCGGCCACGAAAGGGGCTCGTTTACCGGCGCGACGATGGCACGCAAGGGTCGGTTCGAGGCGGCCGAGAATGGCACGATCTTTCTCGACGAGGTAGGTGACCTGCCGCCGGTGGTTCAGATAAAGCTGCTCCGTGTCCTGCAGGAAAAGGAGTTCGAGCGCGTCGGCGGGAACTGTGCCATAAAGCTGGATGCGAGAATCATCACCGCAACGAACAAAGACCTGGAAACCCTTGTCCGGGAGGGGAAATTCAGAGAGGATCTTTACTACAGATTCAACGTCTTCCCTATCCTTGTGCCGCCTCTTCGGGACCGGAAGACCGACATCATGCTCCTCGCCGACCATTTTATTCAGAAATACAGCATGGAACACGGCAAAGAGATCACAAAAGTATCAACGACCTCAACGGATATGCTCATGAACTACCACTGGCCGGGCAACGTTCGGGAACTGGAGAACTGTATTGAAAGGGCGATCATTCTTTGCACCGATGGTGTCATCAACGGGTACCATCTTCCGCCAAACCTCCAGGGCGGACAGGCGGACGGGCAGGAAAGGACCATTGGCGGTTTCAAGGATATCATGGCCAGAATGGAGCGGGAAGCAATTCTGGAGGAGTTGAAGAGAGCAGGGGGCAACATGGCGAAAGCCGCCCGAACCCTTGGTATCACCGAGCGGATGATGGGATCAAGGGTGGCGAAGTATGAGATCGATCCCGGTTGGTTCAAGCAGAGGTCAGAGGGTTGATGACCTGCCCCCAATAAACCGGTCCAGCTGCCGCGCCAGAGTCTGGGCGGATCACTCCTGGAAACTCTCCAGTTTTTTTCGCCTTAACGGGTGTCGGAGCTTTCTGAGGGCCTTGACCTCGATCTGACGAATACGCTCACGGGTCAGCCCAAAGACATCACCCACTTCTTCCAGAGTGAAATCGGTCTTCTCGCCGATGCCGAGCCGCATCCTGATAACCTTCTCTTCTCGCGGAGTAAGCGTTGACAAGACTTTGTCTATCTCCTCCTTGAGAGAGATGTCTACGAGTTCTATAAAAGGTGAAGAAGCCTTTGGGTCTGCGATGAAATCACCGAGCTTGGATTCGTCGTCCCCGACCGGAGTTTCGATCGATACAGCCCCACCGGAAACTTTCATGATCTTTCGGACCTTCTCCAGGGAAAGACCGGCCTTAAGTGAAATGTCTTCGAGGTTCGGTGTTTCCCCCAATTCCTGGAAGAGGGCCGTGGTAGCCTTGTTTATCTTATTTTTGGTCTCAAGTATATGGACCGGCACCCTGATAGTCCGTCCGCAATCTGCAATTGCCCGTGTTATGGCCTGCCTGATCCACCACGTCGAGTATGTGGAGAACTTGTAACCTTTCTGATAATCATATTTTTCAGCCGCCTTCATGAGCCCCATGTTGCCTTCC includes:
- a CDS encoding ammonium transporter; this encodes MKRVLMFLLLSFMIFGMAGAGLAETAPDPTGARTLAANAQAPVDYVWVLVCGFLVMFMQAGFAMVEAGFCRAKNATNLMAKNGIDLIVGSLGFFVIGYTLLKGTDVGGFIGMGPLFLGGDQYDVGRYLDFFWQLVFCATAATIVSGAVAERLKFSSYLVYSIIISMLVYPLYGHWVWGGGWLSKLPFGLGHLDFAGSGVVHTIGGMFGLAGAMVLGPRFGKFTKDGKTNAIPGHSITLAALGVFILWFGWFGFNPGSTFNAHHLRISVIAVNTLLAASAGGFAALIIVLMKTKIYDVGMMFNGVLAGLVAVTAPCAWIEAWAAVVIGLIAGILVVVGVYTLERMKIDDPVGAVSVHGVNGIWGLISVGIFADGTYGNYAMEAPFVKGLLYGGGAGQLISQVIGAAVAGLWAFVCGYVLFKILDAIIGIRVSPNEEIGGLDVIEHGGSAYPDFYTQGK
- a CDS encoding sigma 54-interacting transcriptional regulator — protein: MEDQGNREIKELSLLFDISARLSESLDLKTVLKPILHLIAEHMDIPRGTLTILNRAKGEIAIEEAYGLGPDEQAKGRYRMGEGITGKVIDTGQPIIVPNIADEPLFLDKTGSRRHVNKRDFAFICVPIKIGSEVIGAISADRLHNEGMSLENDVRLLTIIASSISQAVRLRQLAQEELEKMMEENRRLQDQLKTRYGMKTIVGNSKGMQTVYSLIDKVCCTNATVLILGESGVGKERVAQTIHYSSNRSSRPFVKVNCAALPESLIESELFGHERGSFTGATMARKGRFEAAENGTIFLDEVGDLPPVVQIKLLRVLQEKEFERVGGNCAIKLDARIITATNKDLETLVREGKFREDLYYRFNVFPILVPPLRDRKTDIMLLADHFIQKYSMEHGKEITKVSTTSTDMLMNYHWPGNVRELENCIERAIILCTDGVINGYHLPPNLQGGQADGQERTIGGFKDIMARMEREAILEELKRAGGNMAKAARTLGITERMMGSRVAKYEIDPGWFKQRSEG
- a CDS encoding P-II family nitrogen regulator translates to MQKITAVIRMEKFDDVRAALEKRGYPGISVTRIEGHGKQKGLRQQFRGREYTIEMLPKYELAIVVRDGDVKAIVNTIMEAARTGSAGDGKIFVSPISEVYRIRTGEIGDEAL